The following coding sequences are from one Maniola hyperantus chromosome 7, iAphHyp1.2, whole genome shotgun sequence window:
- the LOC138402560 gene encoding uncharacterized protein, with translation MGILDLIIIAHIIEAEEEEAEEIRRERFKRKRNIWVHDLWKKRRLFGQFQTFCTNLHLYPSIYYDYYKMNYDKFESLLEILRPHIQKQNTNYRLAISAEERLSVCLRFLTTAISFKALAHEYRMGYSTVLLIVHETCSAIWKCLRPRVMPKPTAQLWTKLAKEFETQWNFPNCIGAIDGKHVNIRAPWNSGSQFYNYKKYFSVVLLAIADANYRFVVVDIGAYGRNSDSGILSSSRLGQLLNNNTLDIPPSKCLPGTTEALPHVFVGDEAFPLHEHIMRPFPGSQMSTDVEKKIFNYRLSRARRIVESSFGILTQKFEVFQKRIRMQPKYLDIMILACTCLHNYLRNDEIFENIIETVPINSILQNLQADSVSRENAISIRDKFKTYFNSCGAVSWQNEMISRS, from the exons ATGGGTATTTtggatttaattattattgcacaTATAATTGAAGCAGAAGAGGAAGAGGCCGAAGAGATAAGGAGGGaaagatttaaaagaaaaagaaatatttgGGTACACGACCTGTGGAAGAAAAGACGTTTGTTTGGCCAATTTCAAACATTTTGCACAAATTTACATCTGTATCCTAGCATTTATTATGACTATTATAAAATGAACTATGACAAATTTGAAAGTTTGTTGGAAATTCTCAGGCCACAtattcaaaaacaaaatacCAATTATAGATTGGCTATTTCCGCTGAAGAAAGACTGTCAGTCTGCCTCAG atttttaaCTACTGCTATCAGTTTCAAAGCGCTAGCTCACGAGTATCGAATGGGATATAGTACTGTACTTCTAATTGTTCACGAAACTTGCTCTGCGATATGGAAGTGTTTACGGCCGCGTGTTATGCCAAAACCGACAGCTCAGCTATGGACCAAACTAGCAAAAGAATTTGAAACTCAATGGAATTTTCCTAACTGTATAGGAGCCATAGATGGCAAACATGTTAATATAAGAGCACCTTGGAACAGCGGCAGTCAATTTTAtaactacaaaaaatatttcagtgTAGTTTTATTAGCCATAGCTGATGCAAATTACCGATTCGTTGTAGTCGATATTGGAGCATACGGTCGCAATAGTGATAGTGGCATTTTAAGCAGCTCCAGATTAGGACaattattgaataataataCACTGGATATACCACCTAGTAAATGTTTGCCAGGTACGACAGAAGCATTGCCACATGTATTTGTTGGAGATGAGGCTTTCCCGCTACATGAACACATAATGAGACCTTTTCCTGGAAGCCAAATGTCGACAGACGTcgagaagaaaatatttaactatCGCCTAAGCCGTGCAAGACGTATTGTAGAGAGCAGTTTCGGAATACTAACACAAAAATTTGAGGTTTTCCAAAAGAGAATTAGAATGCAACCCAAATACCTGGACATTATGATACTAGCGTGCACTTGTTTACATAATTACCTAAGAAATGatgaaatatttgaaaacaTAATTGAAACAGTGCCAATAAATAGTATATTACAAAATCTTCAAGCGGATTCTGTTTCCCGAGAAAATGCTATCTCTATAAGAGATAAATTTAAGACTTATTTTAATTCTTGTGGTGCCGTTTCTTGGCAAAACGAAATGATTTCCCGTAGTTAA